The Pan paniscus chromosome 15, NHGRI_mPanPan1-v2.0_pri, whole genome shotgun sequence genome includes a window with the following:
- the LOC130540784 gene encoding loricrin-like, with protein sequence MICGLEGRETGEVAAAGAGGGTGTCRGRSGQLRGAWGDGCPVRGPSGSAAAEPLGLTAGPEPQRSGGGGGLTILPRGPVPSNRHRPRCGSAGGSSLTFLAGGASARCPGPGGGGDDVGRGGREGGRLDLQRQQEKGTE encoded by the coding sequence ATGATCTGTGGCTTGGAGGGGCGGGAGACGGGCGAGGTGGCCGCAGCGGGGGCGGGCGGCGGGACCGGGACGTGCAGGGGGAGGTCCGGGCAGCTGCGGGGAGCCTGGGGCGACGGCTGTCCGGTACGGGGTCCCTCCGGTTCCGCGGCGGCGGAGCCTCTAGGCCTCACGGCCGGACCCGAACCTCAGCGTTCCGGTGGCGGCGGCGGCCTCACGATCCTCCCCCGCGGGCCCGTCCCATCAAATCGGCACCGACCCCGTTGCGGCTCCGCCGGTGGCTCCTCGCTCACATTCCTGGCGGGCGGCGCCTCAGCTCGTTGCCCCGgacccggcggcggcggcgacgaCGTGGGGagggggggaagggagggaggaagactgGATCTGCAGCGGCAGCAAGAGAAGGGGACAGAATAA